The sequence below is a genomic window from Verrucomicrobiia bacterium.
GTGGATGGGACGAACGGCACCTATCAAATCGTCGTAGATCAAGGGCAGGTAAGCGCCACGAACCTCACCATCAGCGCCAACGGATATGTGTTTTCCGGGTCGCCAATTTTTGTGAATGGCGCCGGGAGCAAAAATAATTTTGTAATCACCGACGGCAAGAGCGTGGTATTCAGCAACAACATCACCGGAAGCGGCAACTGTGAATATCTTTTGGGAAGCAACGGCGCTCCGGCATCAGTGACGATCCTGGGCAATGTGACCGGTTTTACGCCGACCTTCAGCAGCACCAATGGAAGTATCCTTTATCTCGCCGGGACCAACAGTGCGTCAATCGGAAATATTTTGGCGGACGTTCGGCAGACTAATGGCATTTACAATTCGGGTTCCGCTTTTGTTATTGGAAGAAACGGCGGCAGTCTAACGCAGCCCTCCAATGCGACCGGCTCGTTCACCATTGATGGCCCGGCGACAGTTTTGAACCATACCAGCGATTTTATTTATCTTGGCCGCCAGTTGGGCAACGGCAACACACCCTGGAATGCCACGCTCACCATCCAGAACGGGGCGACGGTGAACTATCAGATCAATGCCAACAACAATAACCTGGGTCTCGCCTTGCCCCGGGTCGGCTCCAGTGGAGCCAACTGCAAGTCTCAGGTATTTATGAATGGCGGCACGTTGAACATGGGACCTGGCACCGAGTCTCCCCAATTAGCGCGGCCGATTTTTCTCTCGAACGGTGGCTCTGCGGTGGGGCAGAGCGACATTGTGGTCCAGTCAGGTGGTGTGATTAATGCCTGGAGCGGAATCCAGATCGGCGGCACCGGAACCTACAATGGCGGAACTGCGGCTTACACCAATTCCGGCGGCTTTCTGTATCTTGGCTCGATCGGCGGTGGCGGTGGATTCCGGTATGGCGCTTTGGTTCCTCCAACCAACTTTGTTTCATTATCCGGCGGCACGCTGGGTGCGTTGCAGAACTGGTTTTCGTCCGTTCCCATGATTCTTGACGGTAATAATGGGAATATTACGTTCCAAACCGCGGACTCCTTCGGCGATGCTTTTAATATTTCATTGTCGGGAAATCTGACGGGGCCTGGAGGCTTGAATAAAACCGGCGCAGGTATCTTGACCTTGACGGGCACGAACAACTATGCCGGTTCGACCGTGGTCAGCAACGGAATTTTGGTGATCCCCACCGCCAACTCTCCCGTCAACGGCGCAGTGGTCCTGGATGGAAGTTCAGCCGGTTCCGGACTGCCTCTGGTTTCAAACATCGTTTCCAGTGTGGGCCAAACCTGGACCATTACCAACCTGACATTTAGTTCCGGCACGCCGACGCTATCTTTTGAATTTGGCAGTCTCACACCCAGCACGGCCACGGCGGCGATCACGGACAATGGAGATCTCGCGTTCACCGTCATGCCGAACATCGTGATTGACGGCACCGCGCTCGCGATCGGCGATTATCCGCTCATTCGATATACCGGGACGCTTTCCGGCGAGCCACCGACCGCACCCTCGCAAATGCCCGGCAATGTCACGGCAACGATTGTCAATAACACGAGTGCCAGGACGATTGTTCTGCATGTGACCAGCGGACCTGTGCCAAGCCTGCTTTGGAAAGTGGGCAACGGCTTCTGGGATTTCACGTCGCCTAATTGGCTGCCATCCGGCAGCGTCACTGCCACCGATTATCAAGACGGCGAACCGGTTCAATTCGACGACACGGCCTCCGGAACTTCGCCGATTACCGTGACGCTAAATACCACGGTCAATCCTTCAAGCATAACCGCGATCAACGCCACCAAGAGTTACATCATCTCCGGCACTGGCGCGATTGGCGGTTCCACCGGCCTGTCTGTATCGGGAACCGGTGGATTGACGCTTGCAACCAGCAATACTTACACCGGCGGCACCACAGTCACCGGTCCAGGGCGGCTGAACATCAACTATGGCGGCGACGGCGCGTCGGATTCCGCCATTGGTTCCGGAACGCTGACTCTCAACACCGGCGCGAAACTCGACAACACCAGCGGTCACTCCGTCGTTTTGAATACGGCGTCTCCGATCGCGATGAATTGGAACGACGACTGGACTTTTTTGGGCACGTCCAACCTGGATCTTGGTTTCGGAACGGTGACATTGGGCAATGTCAATGTGGTATTGACGGTTGTTTCCAATACCCTGACGGTGAATAACCAGATCGCGGATAACGGACAGGGGTTCGCCTTGACCAAGCAGGGCAACGGCGCACTGACACTTTCCAATGCGAACAATTATTTCTCGGGTGGCCTAGACCTTGAAAATGGCACGTTGAATTTCAATGCGGATTCGGCTGGCCAGGGACCATTGACCATTGGCGGCGGCGTGCTGGACAACACCAGCGGCGGCGACGTCTTACTGACGTCGCCCAGCAAGCTGGATCTGCAGGCCAACTTCACCTTCAATGGCACCGGGAATTTGAACCTGGGAGGAGAGCAGACGACGATTGGCGGGGCTCCGCAAATAATTACGCTCAACGGGACCGGCGCTTTGGAAACCGATGGCGCTTTCCTGGGGGGCAATCGCGCCACCACTGTGATGGGCACCGGCCAATGGATCATTGGCGGCACTCAGAATAACAGCGGCCTTGGGCTGACCATCAATGGTGGCACCGTTTACTTTAACAAATCGGGTGGCAACTCGGTTGGCGGCGGCAATCCGGTAGTGATCAATACCAATGGAAGTGTGGTGATTTTGAACCCCACCTTTACACAGATTGGGACAACCACCCCAATGACTTTGGGCGGCGGCTTATTTGACATAAATGGCGATACGGAAACGATCACCACGCTGACTTTTAACGGCGGCATATTTAAGGACAGCGCGGACAACGCCACGGCAGAATTGACCACGAGCACGAGTTTTGTCCTCGGGGCCAGTAATTGCGTCATCGAAGTGGATGGAACGAACGGTATCCTCGACATTCCCGGAGGAATCAGTGGCACCGGCTCCTTTATCAAAACGGGCCCTGGCCAGCTCGTGCTTCTGGGAACCAACACCTATACCGGTTCGACCACCATCAGCAACGGCACCATCGCCTTATCAGGCGTGGCGGCTTTCACGGGTTCTTCGATTGTGCTGGCGACCACCAACGCGGTCATTGATGTCAGCGCCGCTTACGATACGAACGGCAACGCTACCGACGAACTGGTATTGACAAGTGGCCAGACGTTAAGCGGTATCGGCAACATCAACGGCAGCCTGACGAACTCACCCGGATCCACAATCCTTCCGGGCACGCCATCGTCGGTCGGCACACTTTTTGTGACGAACGATGTCAATGTGGGCGGGGCTTTGACCCTCAATGTCAATCGCACCAACACGCAGACCAGCAGTTCGCTGGTTTCGGTGACGGGAACCGCCA
It includes:
- a CDS encoding autotransporter-associated beta strand repeat-containing protein — translated: MKRLNYFSSAAFYLLAVAALFSTFDVSAAQLTWDAGNTTDGAAIEAGSGAWDTSTTNSNWNLSGTNTFWTQTATTTPLNGATFGGVDGTNGTYQIVVDQGQVSATNLTISANGYVFSGSPIFVNGAGSKNNFVITDGKSVVFSNNITGSGNCEYLLGSNGAPASVTILGNVTGFTPTFSSTNGSILYLAGTNSASIGNILADVRQTNGIYNSGSAFVIGRNGGSLTQPSNATGSFTIDGPATVLNHTSDFIYLGRQLGNGNTPWNATLTIQNGATVNYQINANNNNLGLALPRVGSSGANCKSQVFMNGGTLNMGPGTESPQLARPIFLSNGGSAVGQSDIVVQSGGVINAWSGIQIGGTGTYNGGTAAYTNSGGFLYLGSIGGGGGFRYGALVPPTNFVSLSGGTLGALQNWFSSVPMILDGNNGNITFQTADSFGDAFNISLSGNLTGPGGLNKTGAGILTLTGTNNYAGSTVVSNGILVIPTANSPVNGAVVLDGSSAGSGLPLVSNIVSSVGQTWTITNLTFSSGTPTLSFEFGSLTPSTATAAITDNGDLAFTVMPNIVIDGTALAIGDYPLIRYTGTLSGEPPTAPSQMPGNVTATIVNNTSARTIVLHVTSGPVPSLLWKVGNGFWDFTSPNWLPSGSVTATDYQDGEPVQFDDTASGTSPITVTLNTTVNPSSITAINATKSYIISGTGAIGGSTGLSVSGTGGLTLATSNTYTGGTTVTGPGRLNINYGGDGASDSAIGSGTLTLNTGAKLDNTSGHSVVLNTASPIAMNWNDDWTFLGTSNLDLGFGTVTLGNVNVVLTVVSNTLTVNNQIADNGQGFALTKQGNGALTLSNANNYFSGGLDLENGTLNFNADSAGQGPLTIGGGVLDNTSGGDVLLTSPSKLDLQANFTFNGTGNLNLGGEQTTIGGAPQIITLNGTGALETDGAFLGGNRATTVMGTGQWIIGGTQNNSGLGLTINGGTVYFNKSGGNSVGGGNPVVINTNGSVVILNPTFTQIGTTTPMTLGGGLFDINGDTETITTLTFNGGIFKDSADNATAELTTSTSFVLGASNCVIEVDGTNGILDIPGGISGTGSFIKTGPGQLVLLGTNTYTGSTTISNGTIALSGVAAFTGSSIVLATTNAVIDVSAAYDTNGNATDELVLTSGQTLSGIGNINGSLTNSPGSTILPGTPSSVGTLFVTNDVNVGGALTLNVNRTNTQTSSSLVSVTGTASYSGVLNVTNVGPTLHVNDKFQLFPSAVTTFSGVNIATTDAGGLVYTWQNNVAIDGSIKVLTVVNPVNTNPAPIGVLRVGNTLTLSWPTNQLGWRLESQTNSMGVGITTNWLTVPGSASVTSTNFTIGTSSNVFFRLVYP